A part of Streptomyces sp. NBC_01497 genomic DNA contains:
- a CDS encoding N-acetylneuraminate synthase family protein — MNTDASSRLRKLGSRTAGPGRPVFVTGEIGINHNGELDNAIALIDVAAEAGCDAVKFQKRTPEICTPRDQWDIERDTPWGRMKYIDYRHRVEFGEDEYRAIDEHCKEKGIAWFASPWDTEAVAFLEKFESIPAHKVASASLTDDELLRALRATGRTVILSTGMSTPKQIRHAVEVLGSENILLCHATSTYPAKAEELNLRVINTLQNEFPNVPIGYSGHETGLQTTLAAVALGATFVERHITLDRAMWGSDQAASVEPQGLTRLVRDIRTIEASLGDGVKKVYESELGPMKKLRRVAGVVAEADAAQD, encoded by the coding sequence ATGAACACCGACGCCTCTTCCCGCCTGCGCAAGCTGGGTTCGCGCACGGCCGGACCCGGTCGTCCCGTCTTTGTCACGGGTGAGATCGGGATCAACCACAACGGCGAGCTCGACAACGCGATCGCGCTGATCGACGTCGCCGCCGAGGCCGGCTGCGACGCGGTCAAGTTCCAGAAGCGCACGCCGGAGATCTGCACCCCGCGCGACCAGTGGGACATCGAGCGCGACACCCCCTGGGGCCGGATGAAGTACATCGACTACCGCCACCGCGTGGAGTTCGGCGAGGACGAGTACCGCGCCATCGACGAGCACTGCAAGGAGAAGGGCATCGCCTGGTTCGCCTCCCCGTGGGACACCGAGGCGGTCGCGTTCCTGGAGAAGTTCGAGTCGATCCCCGCGCACAAGGTCGCCTCGGCGTCCCTGACCGACGACGAGCTGCTGCGCGCGCTGCGCGCCACCGGCCGTACGGTCATCCTCTCGACCGGCATGTCGACGCCGAAGCAGATCCGGCACGCCGTCGAGGTGCTCGGCAGCGAGAACATCCTGCTGTGCCACGCCACCTCGACGTACCCGGCGAAGGCCGAGGAGCTCAACCTGCGGGTCATCAACACCCTGCAGAACGAGTTCCCGAACGTCCCGATCGGCTACAGCGGCCACGAGACGGGCCTGCAGACCACGCTCGCCGCGGTCGCCCTCGGCGCCACCTTCGTCGAGCGCCACATCACCCTGGACCGCGCGATGTGGGGCTCCGACCAGGCCGCGTCCGTCGAGCCGCAGGGCCTCACGCGCCTCGTGCGCGACATCCGCACCATCGAGGCGTCCCTCGGTGACGGCGTGAAGAAGGTCTACGAGTCCGAGCTCGGCCCGATGAAGAAGCTCCGCCGTGTCGCGGGCGTCGTGGCCGAGGCCGACGCGGCGCAGGACTGA
- the htpG gene encoding molecular chaperone HtpG, with amino-acid sequence MTSETHEFQVEARQLLQMMIHSIYSNKDVFLRELVSNASDALDKLRLEALRDGDLGADVSDLHVAIESDPAARTLTVRDNGIGMSREDVVALIGTIANSGTAAFLKDLRAAEDSATADGLIGQFGVGFYASFMVADEVTLVTRLAGESVGTRWTSTGEGTYTVEDAVDAPQGTAVTLHLKAEDSEDGLHDYTSRWKIKEIVKRYSDFITWPIRMAAEPVAADTDADPDADGGDGASEAGDREAGTAPPAPEVLNSMKALWARSRDDVTDDEYHELYKHISHDWNDPLETIRLQAEGTFEYQALLFIPSHAPHDLFAQDHARGVQLYVKRVFIMDNCEALMPPYLRFVKGVVDAADLSLNVSREILQQDRQIQLMHRRLAKKVLSTVKDMQAKEPERYATFWREFGRALKEGLLSDFENQETILKVSSFASTHDTEKPTTLAQYVERMKDGQEHIFHLTGESRQAMENSPHLEAFRAKGIEVLLLSDPVDEVWVEAVPQFAGKQLRSVAKGEVDLGTEEEKQEAETEREQLQEEFQGLLAWMTERLGESVKEVRLSTRLTVSPACIVSDAHDVTPALENMYRVMGRPVPQVKRILELNPGHPLVTGLNKAHAGGGDTTNLAETTELLHGMALLAEGGELADAPRFVRLLADRLERTL; translated from the coding sequence ATGACAAGCGAGACGCACGAGTTCCAGGTGGAGGCGCGCCAGCTTCTCCAGATGATGATCCACTCGATCTACTCGAACAAGGACGTGTTCCTGCGCGAGCTCGTGTCCAACGCGTCCGACGCGCTCGACAAGCTGCGCCTCGAAGCGCTGCGCGACGGGGATCTCGGCGCGGACGTGTCCGACCTGCACGTCGCCATCGAGTCCGACCCGGCCGCCCGCACCCTGACCGTGCGCGACAACGGCATCGGCATGTCGCGCGAGGACGTCGTGGCGCTGATCGGGACGATCGCCAACTCCGGCACCGCGGCGTTCCTCAAGGACCTCAGGGCGGCCGAGGACTCCGCGACGGCGGACGGACTGATCGGCCAGTTCGGCGTGGGCTTCTACGCCAGCTTCATGGTGGCCGACGAGGTCACGCTGGTCACCCGGCTCGCGGGCGAGTCCGTGGGTACGCGGTGGACCTCGACCGGCGAGGGCACGTACACCGTCGAGGACGCGGTCGACGCCCCGCAGGGCACGGCGGTCACGCTGCACCTCAAGGCCGAGGACAGCGAGGACGGCCTGCACGACTACACCTCCCGGTGGAAGATCAAGGAGATCGTCAAGCGGTACTCGGACTTCATCACCTGGCCCATCCGGATGGCCGCGGAGCCGGTGGCCGCGGACACCGACGCCGACCCGGACGCCGACGGCGGGGACGGGGCGAGCGAGGCCGGGGACCGGGAAGCGGGCACCGCCCCGCCCGCGCCCGAGGTCCTCAACTCGATGAAGGCCCTGTGGGCCCGCTCGCGCGACGACGTCACGGACGACGAGTACCACGAGCTGTACAAGCACATCAGCCACGACTGGAACGACCCGCTGGAGACCATCCGCCTCCAGGCCGAGGGCACGTTCGAGTACCAGGCCCTGCTGTTCATCCCGTCCCACGCGCCGCACGACCTGTTCGCGCAGGACCACGCGCGGGGCGTCCAGCTGTATGTGAAGCGCGTGTTCATCATGGACAACTGCGAGGCGCTGATGCCGCCGTATCTGCGCTTCGTGAAGGGCGTCGTCGACGCGGCGGACCTCTCGCTCAACGTGTCGCGCGAGATCCTGCAGCAGGACCGGCAGATCCAGCTGATGCACCGGCGCCTGGCGAAGAAGGTCCTGTCGACCGTCAAGGACATGCAGGCGAAGGAACCGGAGCGCTACGCCACGTTCTGGCGGGAGTTCGGGCGCGCCCTGAAGGAGGGCCTGCTCAGCGACTTCGAGAACCAGGAGACCATCCTGAAGGTGTCCTCGTTCGCCTCCACGCACGACACGGAGAAGCCGACCACGCTGGCGCAGTACGTGGAACGCATGAAGGACGGCCAGGAGCACATCTTCCACCTCACGGGCGAGTCCCGGCAGGCGATGGAGAACTCGCCGCACCTGGAGGCGTTCCGCGCCAAGGGTATCGAGGTGCTGCTGCTGAGCGACCCGGTCGACGAGGTGTGGGTCGAGGCCGTGCCGCAGTTCGCCGGCAAGCAGCTGCGGTCCGTCGCCAAGGGCGAGGTCGACCTCGGGACCGAGGAGGAGAAGCAGGAGGCCGAAACCGAACGCGAGCAGTTGCAGGAGGAGTTCCAGGGCCTGCTGGCCTGGATGACGGAGCGGCTGGGTGAGAGCGTCAAGGAGGTACGGCTCTCCACCCGTCTGACGGTGTCCCCCGCCTGCATCGTCTCCGACGCGCACGACGTGACACCGGCGTTGGAGAACATGTACCGCGTCATGGGCCGGCCGGTCCCCCAGGTCAAGCGGATCCTCGAACTCAACCCGGGCCACCCGCTGGTGACGGGCCTCAACAAGGCCCACGCGGGGGGCGGGGACACCACCAACCTCGCGGAGACGACGGAACTCCTGCACGGAATGGCCCTGCTGGCCGAGGGCGGCGAGCTCGCGGACGCGCCGCGCTTCGTGAGGCTGCTGGCGGACCGCCTGGAGCGCACGCTCTGA
- a CDS encoding acyl-CoA mutase large subunit family protein, whose translation MAREPGGERVTESGFPVAPVYGPGDLSAWDPAEKLGEPGAYPYTRGVYPSMYTGRPWTMRQYAGFGTATESNARYKQLIANGTMGLSVAFDLPTQMGHDSDAAIASGEVGKVGVAIDSVDDMRVLFGGIPLDKVSTSMTINAPAALLLLMYQLVAEEQGVPADQLTGTIQNDVLKEYIARGTYIFPPKPSLRLIADIFKYCRAEIPRWNTISISGYHMAEAGATPAQEIAFTLADGIEYVRTAVAAGMDVDDFAPRLSFFFVARTTILEEVAKFRAARRIWARVMRDEFGAKNPKSLMLRFHTQTAGVQLTAQQPEVNLVRVAVQGLAAVLGGTQSLHTNSFDEAIALPTDKSARLALRTQQVLAYETDVTATVDPFAGSYVVEKMTDEVEAAALALMERVEDLGGAVDAIEHGFQKNEIERSAYAIAQETDSGERVVVGVNRYQLDAEEPYEPLRVDPAIEAQQAGRLADLRVGRDQAAVDAALADLRKAANGEDNVLYPMKTALKARATVGEVCNALREIWGTYVPANVF comes from the coding sequence ATGGCGCGCGAGCCCGGCGGCGAACGAGTGACCGAGAGCGGATTCCCCGTGGCGCCGGTCTACGGGCCGGGCGACCTGAGCGCGTGGGATCCGGCCGAGAAGCTGGGCGAGCCCGGTGCGTACCCCTACACGCGCGGTGTCTACCCGTCGATGTACACGGGGCGGCCCTGGACGATGCGGCAGTACGCCGGCTTCGGCACGGCCACCGAGTCCAACGCCCGGTACAAGCAGCTCATCGCGAACGGCACGATGGGGCTGTCCGTCGCCTTCGACCTGCCCACCCAGATGGGCCACGACAGCGACGCGGCGATCGCGTCGGGCGAGGTCGGCAAGGTCGGCGTGGCCATCGACTCGGTGGACGACATGCGGGTGCTGTTCGGCGGGATCCCGCTGGACAAGGTCTCCACCTCGATGACGATCAACGCGCCCGCCGCGCTGCTGCTGCTCATGTACCAACTGGTCGCGGAGGAGCAGGGCGTACCGGCGGACCAGCTGACCGGCACGATCCAGAACGACGTGCTCAAGGAGTACATCGCGCGGGGCACGTACATCTTCCCGCCGAAGCCCTCGCTGCGGCTGATCGCGGACATCTTCAAGTACTGCCGGGCGGAGATCCCCCGCTGGAACACCATCTCCATCTCCGGCTACCACATGGCGGAGGCCGGTGCCACGCCCGCGCAGGAGATCGCGTTCACCCTCGCCGACGGCATCGAGTACGTGCGGACCGCCGTCGCGGCCGGGATGGACGTGGACGACTTCGCGCCGCGCCTGTCGTTCTTCTTCGTCGCCCGTACGACGATCCTCGAAGAGGTCGCCAAGTTCCGGGCGGCACGGCGGATCTGGGCGCGGGTGATGCGGGACGAGTTCGGGGCGAAGAACCCCAAGTCGCTGATGCTGCGTTTCCACACCCAGACGGCGGGCGTGCAGCTCACCGCGCAGCAGCCGGAGGTCAATCTCGTACGGGTCGCGGTGCAGGGCCTCGCGGCCGTGCTCGGCGGTACGCAGTCGCTGCACACGAACTCGTTCGACGAGGCGATCGCCCTGCCGACCGACAAGTCCGCCCGGCTGGCGCTGCGCACGCAGCAGGTCCTCGCCTACGAGACGGACGTCACCGCGACCGTCGACCCGTTCGCGGGCAGTTACGTCGTCGAGAAGATGACGGACGAGGTGGAGGCGGCGGCGCTCGCGCTGATGGAGCGCGTCGAGGACCTCGGTGGCGCGGTCGACGCGATCGAACACGGCTTCCAGAAGAACGAGATCGAGCGCAGCGCGTACGCGATCGCCCAGGAGACGGACAGCGGCGAGCGGGTCGTCGTCGGCGTCAACCGCTACCAGCTGGACGCGGAGGAGCCGTACGAGCCGCTGCGCGTCGACCCGGCCATCGAGGCCCAGCAGGCCGGGCGCCTCGCCGACCTGCGGGTGGGACGGGACCAGGCGGCGGTCGACGCGGCCCTGGCCGACCTGCGCAAGGCCGCGAACGGCGAGGACAACGTCCTCTACCCGATGAAGACGGCGCTCAAGGCCCGGGCGACGGTGGGCGAGGTCTGCAACGCCCTGCGCGAGATCTGGGGCACCTACGTGCCGGCGAACGTCTTCTGA
- a CDS encoding RNA polymerase sigma factor: protein MLGDDAELTAAVRAARDGDEDAFRTVYRAVHPRLLGYVRTLVGDYDAEDVTSEGWLQIARDLGTFEGDADRFRGWAARIARNRALDHLRMRGRRPAVGGDESELTGRPAESDTADEAMEALATSRTLAFIAQLPQDQAEAVVLRVVVGLDAKSAAETLGKRPGAVRTAAHRGLKKLAELIEAGAVETAYRTGPGALPGIGPEAARGLVPRGGALGGVPLQRTPRPGISASIGVTHSRLRTQKDM, encoded by the coding sequence GTGCTGGGGGATGACGCGGAGCTCACCGCCGCGGTGCGTGCGGCGCGGGACGGGGACGAGGACGCCTTCCGTACCGTCTACCGCGCCGTGCATCCGCGACTGCTCGGCTACGTCAGGACGCTGGTCGGCGACTACGACGCCGAGGACGTCACCTCCGAGGGCTGGCTGCAGATCGCGCGCGACCTCGGCACGTTCGAGGGCGACGCCGACAGGTTCCGCGGCTGGGCCGCCCGGATAGCGCGCAACCGTGCCCTCGATCACCTGCGCATGCGGGGCAGGCGGCCCGCCGTCGGCGGCGACGAGAGCGAACTGACGGGCAGGCCCGCCGAGTCGGACACCGCGGATGAGGCCATGGAGGCGCTCGCGACCAGCCGGACGCTGGCGTTCATCGCCCAACTGCCCCAGGACCAGGCCGAGGCCGTGGTGCTGCGGGTCGTGGTCGGGCTCGACGCGAAGTCGGCGGCCGAAACACTCGGCAAGCGTCCGGGAGCGGTCCGTACCGCCGCGCACCGCGGCCTGAAGAAGCTCGCCGAGCTGATCGAGGCGGGCGCCGTCGAAACCGCTTACCGTACGGGGCCCGGCGCGCTGCCCGGCATCGGTCCCGAGGCCGCCCGGGGCCTGGTGCCGCGGGGTGGCGCGCTCGGCGGCGTGCCGCTGCAGCGCACCCCCCGCCCGGGAATCTCTGCCTCCATAGGTGTGACGCATTCGCGCCTGCGGACGCAGAAGGACATGTGA
- a CDS encoding beta-N-acetylhexosaminidase: MWQPRSTFGAATAAVAVGALTLTACQSGSPGANGTGSSPAASPTPTRSFPLSSAPGTIPSVRHFTAVHGPGWKPASSSGVVVASGAAGQGLADEAQLIAKELKIHYRGTAAARAGDVELALGGGGAAESYTLTTSGGRVVIKGPDQSGVFYGTRTLKQSVRDSGDMPEGVVHDQPAKPERGLNLDIARKFYPADWIEDRLRQMADLKLNELGLHFSDDQGFRIASTSHPEIVSPQHLTTAQTQQIIALATRLHITIVPEIDSPGHLGAVIAKHPDIQLRNASGTTYQGAVDISNPQSAKIVDQLLTEYAKLFPGPYWHIGGDEYLALTAADPQTKFPQLAAAARKKYGPNATVRDLATNWINARAAVVEKLGKKPRVWNDGVFPDGIAKPSKNFLVEYWTGREAGKIPPVTYLKEGRQMMNLNDEYLYYVLGQPNGFTYPTGQRIYQEWSPLVMRGTSPVPAKYDAQIRGARFAVWGDVPDAQTTAQVAAGIRMPLNALAQRLWAPGKPTLGWQQFMALADRIDASAGSVVTPAPSPSPTSASPSPARPTTPPES, translated from the coding sequence ATGTGGCAACCGCGCAGCACCTTCGGCGCGGCGACGGCGGCCGTGGCCGTCGGCGCGCTGACGCTCACCGCCTGCCAGAGCGGTTCCCCCGGCGCGAACGGCACCGGATCCTCGCCCGCCGCGTCCCCGACGCCCACCCGCAGCTTCCCGCTGTCGAGCGCGCCGGGCACCATCCCGTCCGTGCGCCACTTCACGGCCGTCCACGGGCCCGGCTGGAAGCCGGCATCGTCCAGCGGTGTCGTCGTGGCGTCCGGCGCCGCCGGGCAGGGGCTGGCCGACGAGGCACAGCTCATCGCGAAGGAGCTGAAGATCCACTACCGGGGCACCGCCGCCGCGCGGGCCGGGGACGTGGAACTGGCCCTCGGCGGGGGCGGCGCGGCCGAGTCGTACACGCTGACCACCAGCGGCGGCCGTGTCGTGATCAAGGGACCGGACCAGTCGGGTGTCTTCTACGGGACCCGGACGCTCAAGCAGTCCGTCCGCGACTCCGGCGACATGCCGGAAGGGGTGGTCCACGATCAGCCCGCCAAGCCGGAGCGCGGCCTCAACCTCGACATCGCCCGCAAGTTCTACCCGGCGGACTGGATCGAGGACCGGCTGCGGCAGATGGCCGACCTCAAGCTCAACGAGCTGGGGCTGCACTTCTCCGACGACCAGGGCTTCCGCATCGCGTCGACCAGCCACCCCGAGATCGTCTCTCCGCAGCACCTGACGACCGCGCAGACCCAGCAGATCATCGCGCTCGCCACCCGGCTGCACATCACGATCGTCCCCGAGATCGACTCGCCGGGACACCTCGGCGCCGTCATCGCCAAGCACCCGGACATCCAGCTGCGCAACGCGTCGGGCACCACGTACCAGGGTGCCGTCGACATCTCGAACCCGCAGTCCGCGAAGATCGTGGACCAGCTGCTCACCGAGTACGCGAAGCTCTTCCCCGGCCCGTACTGGCACATCGGCGGCGACGAGTACCTGGCGCTGACCGCCGCGGACCCGCAGACGAAGTTCCCGCAACTGGCCGCCGCCGCACGCAAGAAGTACGGGCCGAACGCCACGGTGCGGGACCTCGCGACCAACTGGATCAACGCACGGGCCGCGGTGGTCGAGAAGCTCGGCAAGAAGCCGAGGGTGTGGAACGACGGGGTCTTCCCGGACGGTATCGCCAAGCCGTCCAAGAACTTCCTCGTCGAGTACTGGACCGGCCGGGAGGCGGGGAAGATCCCGCCGGTCACGTACCTGAAGGAGGGGCGTCAGATGATGAACCTCAACGACGAGTACCTGTACTACGTCCTCGGCCAGCCCAACGGCTTCACCTACCCGACCGGGCAGCGGATCTACCAGGAGTGGAGCCCGCTCGTGATGCGCGGGACCTCGCCCGTACCGGCGAAGTACGACGCGCAGATCCGGGGCGCGCGGTTCGCGGTCTGGGGCGACGTCCCCGACGCGCAGACGACGGCGCAGGTCGCCGCGGGCATCCGGATGCCGCTCAACGCGCTGGCGCAGCGGCTGTGGGCGCCGGGCAAACCGACCCTGGGCTGGCAGCAGTTCATGGCGCTCGCCGACCGGATCGACGCCTCGGCCGGATCAGTGGTCACCCCCGCGCCCAGCCCGTCGCCGACCTCCGCGTCCCCCTCCCCGGCGCGGCCCACCACACCGCCGGAGTCCTGA
- a CDS encoding 2-oxo-4-hydroxy-4-carboxy-5-ureidoimidazoline decarboxylase gives MSHVAYEEPLLSREESGLRRFNGAPAATVHEALLACCGSDRWAARITAHRPYPDLAALLAAADEAAYDLSPADLGRALAAESAADRCAHASRTDVPQAAATALRAGFAAYEASFGHTFVISLDGRAPDEYLGQVLADIRTRLGNDPEEERAVAADELRRLGRTRLGALLTRLADGSDGLDGFDGDAPVGSPVVPAPGGAPEMPRPR, from the coding sequence GTGTCCCATGTCGCGTACGAGGAGCCCCTGCTGTCCCGCGAGGAGTCAGGGCTGCGCCGTTTCAACGGCGCCCCCGCAGCCACCGTCCACGAAGCCCTGCTGGCGTGCTGCGGCAGTGACCGCTGGGCCGCGAGGATCACCGCCCACCGACCGTACCCCGATCTCGCCGCGCTGCTCGCGGCGGCCGACGAGGCAGCCTACGACCTGTCACCCGCCGACCTCGGCCGGGCGCTGGCGGCGGAGTCCGCCGCCGACCGGTGCGCGCACGCGTCCCGGACCGACGTGCCGCAGGCCGCGGCGACGGCCCTGCGCGCCGGGTTCGCCGCGTACGAGGCCAGCTTCGGCCATACGTTCGTCATCAGCCTGGACGGCCGGGCGCCCGACGAATACCTCGGCCAGGTGCTCGCGGACATCAGGACCCGCCTCGGCAACGATCCCGAGGAGGAGCGCGCCGTGGCGGCCGACGAGCTCCGCAGGCTCGGCCGCACCAGGCTCGGCGCCCTGCTGACGCGCCTCGCCGACGGCTCCGACGGCCTCGACGGCTTCGACGGCGACGCGCCGGTGGGCTCTCCCGTCGTCCCGGCACCCGGCGGAGCGCCCGAAATGCCGCGTCCACGGTGA
- the sdhC gene encoding succinate dehydrogenase, cytochrome b556 subunit, whose translation MPAGTLYRGREGMWSWVAHRVTGVLIFFFLFVHVLDTALVRVSPEAYDHVVATYKNPVVAVLEYGLVAAILFHALNGLRVIAVDFWSKGPRYQKQMLWSAVVLWLVLMIGALYPVLGHAFRQVFGS comes from the coding sequence GTGCCGGCTGGAACGTTGTACCGCGGCCGGGAAGGCATGTGGTCGTGGGTGGCTCACCGAGTCACCGGTGTCCTCATCTTCTTCTTCCTGTTCGTACACGTGCTGGACACCGCTCTTGTCCGTGTCTCCCCCGAGGCCTACGACCATGTCGTAGCGACCTACAAGAACCCTGTCGTCGCGGTGCTTGAGTACGGCCTGGTGGCCGCAATCCTCTTCCACGCGCTGAACGGGCTGCGCGTGATCGCCGTGGACTTCTGGTCCAAGGGCCCGCGCTACCAGAAGCAGATGCTGTGGTCTGCCGTGGTCCTGTGGCTGGTGCTGATGATCGGCGCCCTTTACCCCGTGCTCGGCCACGCATTCCGTCAAGTGTTCGGGAGCTAG
- a CDS encoding succinate dehydrogenase hydrophobic membrane anchor subunit — protein sequence MSADTTSAAGSAIGEVEGASLFDVDHPAPFIEAPRSRTRKTPKSTRGNFEMAAWLFMRLSGVVLVVLVLGHLLIQLVLDGGVSKIGFAFVAGRWANPFWQIWDLAMLWLAMLHGCNGLRTVVNDYAERPAPRMWLKGLLYAATIWTVLLGTLVIFTFDPNIR from the coding sequence ATGTCCGCAGACACCACTTCCGCGGCCGGCTCCGCGATCGGCGAGGTCGAGGGCGCGAGCCTCTTCGACGTCGACCATCCGGCCCCGTTCATCGAGGCGCCCCGCTCGCGCACCCGCAAGACCCCGAAGTCCACCCGTGGCAACTTCGAGATGGCCGCCTGGCTCTTCATGCGCCTGTCCGGCGTCGTCCTGGTCGTCCTGGTCCTCGGTCACCTGCTGATCCAGCTGGTGCTGGACGGCGGTGTGTCCAAGATCGGCTTCGCCTTCGTGGCGGGCCGCTGGGCCAACCCGTTCTGGCAGATCTGGGACCTGGCGATGCTGTGGCTCGCCATGCTGCATGGCTGCAACGGCCTGCGCACCGTGGTGAACGACTACGCGGAGCGTCCCGCACCCCGGATGTGGCTGAAGGGCCTGCTCTACGCAGCCACCATCTGGACCGTCCTGCTGGGCACGCTGGTGATCTTCACCTTCGACCCGAACATCCGCTAG
- the sdhA gene encoding succinate dehydrogenase flavoprotein subunit has translation MKIHKYDTVIVGAGGAGMRAAIESTKRSRTAVLTKLYPTRSHTGAAQGGMAAALANVEDDNWEWHTFDTIKGGDYLVDQDAAEILAKEAIDAVLDLEKMGLPFNRTPEGKIDQRRFGGHSRNHGEAPVRRSCYAADRTGHMILQTLYQNCVKEGVEFFNEFYVLDQIMVEVDGVRKSAGVVAYELATGEIHIFQAKAVIYASGGTGKFFKVTSNAHTLTGDGQAACYRRGLPLEDMEFFQFHPTGIWRMGILLTEGARGEGGILRNKDGERFMEKYAPVMKDLASRDVVSRSIYTEIREGRGCGPAGDHVYLDLTHLPPEQLDAKLPDITEFARTYLGIEPYTDPIPIQPTAHYAMGGIPTNVTGEVLSDNTTVVPGLYAAGEVACVSVHGANRLGTNSLLDINVFGRRSGIAAAEYAAKTEFVELPEQPETFVLGQVEKLLSSTGKERVSVLRNELQECMDANVMVFRTEQTIKTAVERISELRERYQHVSIQDKGKRFNTDLLEAIELGNLLDLAEVMAVSALARKESRGGHYREDFPNRDDVNFMRHTMAYREVGDDGIESIRLDYKPVVQTRYQPMERKY, from the coding sequence ATGAAGATCCACAAGTACGACACCGTCATCGTCGGCGCCGGCGGCGCCGGGATGCGCGCGGCCATCGAGTCCACCAAGCGCAGCCGGACGGCCGTCCTGACCAAGCTGTACCCGACCAGGTCCCACACCGGTGCGGCGCAGGGCGGCATGGCCGCCGCGCTCGCCAACGTGGAGGACGACAACTGGGAGTGGCACACCTTCGACACGATCAAGGGCGGCGACTACCTGGTCGACCAGGACGCCGCCGAGATCCTCGCGAAGGAGGCCATCGACGCGGTCCTCGACCTGGAGAAGATGGGCCTGCCCTTCAACAGGACGCCCGAGGGCAAGATCGACCAGCGCCGCTTCGGCGGGCACTCCCGCAACCACGGCGAGGCCCCGGTCCGGCGGTCCTGCTACGCGGCCGACCGCACCGGCCACATGATCCTCCAGACGCTGTACCAGAACTGCGTCAAGGAGGGCGTGGAGTTCTTCAACGAGTTCTACGTCCTGGACCAGATCATGGTCGAGGTCGACGGCGTGCGGAAGTCCGCCGGCGTCGTCGCGTACGAACTGGCGACCGGCGAGATCCACATCTTCCAGGCGAAGGCCGTGATCTACGCGTCCGGTGGCACGGGCAAGTTCTTCAAGGTGACCTCCAACGCGCACACCCTCACCGGTGACGGCCAGGCGGCCTGCTACCGGCGCGGCCTGCCGCTGGAGGACATGGAGTTCTTCCAGTTCCACCCGACGGGCATCTGGCGCATGGGCATCCTGCTCACGGAGGGCGCCCGCGGCGAGGGCGGCATCCTGCGCAACAAGGACGGCGAGCGCTTCATGGAGAAGTACGCGCCCGTCATGAAGGACCTCGCCTCGCGTGACGTCGTCTCGCGCTCCATCTACACGGAGATCCGCGAGGGCCGCGGCTGCGGTCCGGCCGGCGACCACGTCTACCTGGACCTCACCCACCTGCCGCCGGAGCAGCTGGACGCCAAGCTGCCCGACATCACCGAGTTCGCCCGGACCTACCTCGGCATCGAGCCGTACACGGACCCGATCCCGATCCAGCCGACCGCGCACTACGCGATGGGTGGCATCCCCACCAACGTGACGGGCGAGGTCCTCTCCGACAACACCACGGTGGTGCCCGGCCTGTACGCGGCCGGCGAGGTCGCCTGCGTCTCCGTGCACGGCGCGAACCGCCTCGGCACGAACTCCCTCCTCGACATCAACGTCTTCGGCCGCCGCTCCGGCATCGCCGCCGCCGAGTACGCGGCGAAGACCGAGTTCGTCGAACTGCCGGAGCAACCGGAGACGTTCGTCCTCGGACAGGTCGAGAAGCTGCTGTCGTCCACGGGCAAGGAGCGCGTCTCCGTCCTGCGCAACGAGCTGCAGGAGTGCATGGACGCCAACGTGATGGTCTTCCGTACGGAGCAGACCATCAAGACGGCGGTCGAGCGGATCTCCGAACTGCGCGAGCGGTACCAGCACGTGTCGATCCAGGACAAGGGCAAGCGGTTCAACACGGACCTGCTGGAGGCCATCGAGCTGGGCAACCTGCTCGACCTGGCCGAGGTCATGGCCGTGTCGGCGCTGGCCCGCAAGGAGTCCCGCGGCGGTCACTACCGCGAGGACTTCCCCAACCGCGACGATGTGAACTTCATGCGCCACACGATGGCGTACCGCGAGGTCGGCGACGACGGCATCGAGTCCATCCGGCTCGACTACAAGCCGGTCGTCCAGACCCGCTACCAGCCGATGGAGCGTAAGTACTGA